One Etheostoma cragini isolate CJK2018 chromosome 6, CSU_Ecrag_1.0, whole genome shotgun sequence DNA window includes the following coding sequences:
- the LOC117945846 gene encoding fucolectin-6-like produces the protein MMKLCVFLLLLLLETCSVSTYENVALRGKATQSDRYEHAFGAAYAAIDGNRESGFHSGSCTHTEEEANPWWRVDLLESYVVTSVIITNRGDCCETRLNGAQVHIGNSLENNGASNPVAGKISKIGRGESLPLTFTDHVGGRYVTVVLPGSSRMLTLCEVEVYGYRAPTGENLALQGKATQSSLYMFGMAYNAIDGNRGSRWEDGSCSHTNNDIGPWWRLDLVKTHKVFSVKITNRDEDPERLNGAEIRIGDSLAKFGNNNTRCAVITRIPAGGVGEFKCNGIDGRYVNIVIPGKEEFLSLCEVEVYGSRLD, from the exons ATGATGAAACTGTGCGTTTTCCTTCTGCTGCTCCTCCTGGAGACGTGCTCCGTTTCCACTTACG AAAATGTGGCCTTGCGTGGAAAAGCAACCCAGTCAGACCGTTATGAGCACGCGTTTGGAGCTGCCTACGCTGCTATTGATGGAAACCGGGAATCTGGTTTTCATTCTGGATCATGCACCCACACTGAGGAAGAGGCCAACCCCTGGTGGAGAGTGGACCTGCTGGAGTCCTACGTCGTCACTTCTGTCATTATTACCAACAGAGGAGATTGTTGTGAAACCAGGCTGAACGGGGCACAGGTCCACATCGGCAACTCTTTAGAAAACAACGGTGCCTCAAACCCAGT GGCTGGTAAAATTTCTAAAATTGGTAGAGGTGAATCACTCCCTCTGACTTTTACTGATCATGTGGGGGGACGTTATGTGACTGTGGTTTTACCGGGTTCATCAAGAATGCTTACACTCTGTGAAGTGGAAGTCTATGGGTACCGTGCCCCAACTG GAGAGAACCTGGCACTTCAGGGGAAAGCCACACAGTCGTCCCTGTATATGTTTGGTATGGCATACAACGCCATAGATGGGAATCGTGGCAGCAGGTGGGAGGACGGCTCCTGCAGTCACACAAACAACGACATCGGCCCCTGGTGGAGACTGGATCTGGTCAAAACCCACAAAgtgttttctgttaaaataaccAACCGAGATGAAGACCCTGAACGACTCAATGGAGCCGAGATTCGCATTGGGGATTCTCTCGCAAAGTttggcaacaacaacaccag GTGTGCTGTGATTACAAGAATTCCAGCAGGTGGTGTTGGTGAGTTCAAGTGTAATGGGATTGACGGACGCTACGTCAACATAGTCATCCCAGGAAAAGAAGAGTTCCTGAGTCTGTGTGAGGTGGAGGTGTACGGCTCTCGCCTGGATTAG